From one Triticum aestivum cultivar Chinese Spring chromosome 4B, IWGSC CS RefSeq v2.1, whole genome shotgun sequence genomic stretch:
- the LOC123089501 gene encoding noroxomaritidine synthase-like, producing MISTYDLLLATPCVPVLHLHHVLHARMSSGVLLSAMGMGMDRLFVLQLLMSAACLLVLLLRYRAVKPEKTRRRRSPGLTQWPIVGILPAIVSNIHRIFEGVTGMLALSGLNYQCRFWFAGFRYFITCDPANVRHIFTSNFENYPKGDVFAQMFDILGGGIFNSDGERWRSQRTKAQMLMTTPRYRAFVAQSSLDKAVQSVLPFLAHVADSDTTCDLQDVFTRWSFDTTCNLVFGVDPGCLAIGLPDVPFARAMDDVLRTVFVRHIMPVTCWKMMRRLDVGHERKNAAARRTADEFVAATIASRRAAYNKHRADKSAADLLSSFICDEEIAGDPDADVYIRDMTMNLLVAGRDATSSALSWFSYLIATNPRVEKKLLEELAPIAARKPVGPNGMVAFEAGELKNLLYLHAAVCECLRLYPSLPVETKAVAAHDVLPSGHEVRPGDKILVFNYSMGRMKRVWGADCREFRPERWISEDGKLRYVPSNKFVAFNSGPRTCLGKEMVLVQMKVTVAAVAWNFAVEVVPGHVVEPKLSIILHMKNGLLVRVKRRSGNPAMIGKQQ from the coding sequence ATGATCAGCACGTACGATTTACTGCTAGCCACCCCGTGCGTCCCAGTGTTGCATTTGCACCACGTTCTGCATGCACGCATGTCTAGTGGTGTGCTGCTCTCCGCCATGGGCATGGGCATGGACCGGCTCTTCGTCTTGCAGCTTCTCATGTCGGCCGCCTGCCTCCTCGTGCTACTGCTTCGTTATCGCGCCGTGAAACCCGAGAAAACGCGACGCCGGCGCTCCCCCGGGCTCACCCAGTGGCCGATCGTCGGCATCCTCCCGGCCATCGTCTCCAACATCCACCGGATCTTCGAGGGCGTCACCGGCATGCTGGCCCTCTCCGGCCTCAACTACCAGTGCCGCTTCTGGTTCGCCGGCTTCCGCTACTTCATCACCTGCGACCCGGCCAACGTCCGCCACATCTTCACCTCCAACTTCGAGAACTACCCCAAGGGCGACGTGTTCGCCCAGATGTTCGACATCCTCGGCGGCGGCATCTTCAACTCCGACGGCGAGCGCTGGCGGAGCCAGAGGACGAAGGCCCAGATGCTCATGACCACCCCGCGGTACCGCGCCTTCGTGGCGCAGTCCAGCCTCGACAAGGCGGTGCAGAGCGTGCTCCCGTTCCTCGCACACGTCGCCGACTCCGACACGACGTGCGACCTGCAGGACGTGTTCACGCGCTGGTCCTTCGACACGACCTGCAACCTCGTCTTCGGCGTCGACCCCGGGTGCCTGGCCATCGGCCTGCCGGACGTGCCGTTCGCGCGCGCCATGGACGACGTGCTGCGCACCGTCTTCGTCCGGCACATCATGCCGGTGACGTGCTGGAAGATGATGCGGAGGCTGGACGTCGGGCATGAGAGGAAGAACGCCGCCGCGCGCCGCACGGCCGACGAATTCGTGGCGGCCACCATTGCTAGCCGCAGAGCCGCCTACAACAAGCATCGCGCGGACAAGTCGGCGGCCGACCTGCTGTCCTCCTTCATCTGCGACGAGGAGATTGCCGGCGACCCGGATGCGGACGTGTACATCCGGGACATGACGATGAACCTCCTGGTCGCCGGCCGCGACGCCACCAGCTCCGCCCTCTCGTGGTTCTCCTACCTCATCGCCACGAACCCGCGGGTAGAGAAAAAGCTCCTGGAGGAGCTGGCCCCCATAGCTGCCCGAAAACCCGTCGGACCCAACGGCATGGTGGCCTTCGAGGCGGGGGAGCTGAAGAACCTGCTCTACTTGCACGCGGCGGTGTGCGAGTGCCTCCGCCTCTACCCGTCGCTGCCGGTGGAGACAAAGGCGGTCGCCGCCCACGACGTGCTGCCGAGCGGGCACGAGGTGAGGCCCGGGGACAAGATCCTGGTGTTCAACTACTCCATGGGGAGGATGAAGCGGGTGTGGGGCGCCGACTGCCGGGAGTTCCGGCCGGAGCGGTGGATCTCCGAGGACGGCAAGCTGCGGTACGTGCCGTCCAACAAGTTCGTGGCCTTCAACTCGGGCCCCAGGACGTGCCTCGggaaggagatggtgctggtgcagATGAAGGTGACGGTGGCGGCCGTGGCGTGGAACTTCGCCGTGGAGGTGGTGCCCGGGCACGTCGTGGAGCCCAAGCTCTCCATCATACTCCACATGAAGAACGGCCTCCTCGTCAGGGTCAAGAGAAGATCGGGTAATCCAGCCATGATCGGCAAGCAGCAGTAA